In Nitrospirota bacterium, the following are encoded in one genomic region:
- a CDS encoding pseudouridine synthase: MAHHASSESVRINRFFTQQGLCSRREADRLIEQGRVTINGRVAVLGDRVGPGDVIARDGVVLPWGNEPVYIKFHKPVGVTTTTERDVPGNIIAAIGHPERIFPIGRLDKDSSGLILLTNDGEIVNRILRTEFGHEREYLVTVDRPFDRTFLDRMARGVVILGAPTKPCVVKRCGPGTFRIILTEGRNRQIRRMCQALGYRVVSLHRTRIMHITINGLKVGEWRNLSDGERRRLLEAVRLARPSG, from the coding sequence ATCGCCCATCACGCCTCGTCCGAGAGTGTCCGGATCAACCGGTTTTTTACGCAGCAGGGGCTCTGTTCCAGACGCGAGGCGGACCGGCTGATCGAGCAGGGGCGGGTGACGATCAACGGACGGGTGGCGGTGCTGGGCGATCGCGTCGGTCCCGGCGACGTCATCGCACGGGACGGCGTCGTGCTGCCCTGGGGGAACGAGCCGGTCTACATCAAGTTCCACAAGCCGGTCGGCGTGACCACGACCACCGAACGGGACGTGCCCGGCAACATCATCGCCGCCATCGGGCACCCGGAGCGGATCTTCCCGATCGGCCGGCTGGACAAGGACTCCTCCGGCCTGATCCTGCTCACCAACGACGGGGAGATCGTCAACCGCATCCTGCGGACGGAGTTCGGGCACGAGCGGGAGTACCTCGTGACGGTGGACCGGCCGTTCGACCGGACGTTCCTGGACCGGATGGCCCGCGGCGTCGTGATCCTCGGCGCCCCCACCAAACCCTGCGTCGTGAAGCGTTGCGGCCCCGGAACGTTCCGCATCATCCTGACCGAAGGCCGCAACCGGCAGATCCGGCGGATGTGCCAGGCCTTGGGCTACCGGGTCGTGTCCCTGCACCGGACCCGCATCATGCACATCACGATCAACGGGCTGAAGGTCGGGGAGTGGCGAAACCTCTCGGACGGGGAACGGCGCCGCTTGCTGGAGGCGGTCCGTCTCGCGCGCCCGTCTGGGTGA